The proteins below are encoded in one region of Candidatus Berkelbacteria bacterium:
- a CDS encoding right-handed parallel beta-helix repeat-containing protein, whose translation MNWKKISYILLIIIVFIIIFTTYKFFSTTQTSNASISGWFIGNQVWSDNIFVTGDIVILGDLTVLPGTTIKFSVGDDRHWGDEIPPDGFNDKDPTRLKAYSTTHSSLFILKKIIAKGEQAKPIVFTSAEKKPNLADWEAIIFQGDESIVDNVTVEYTRNGINPTGKQPNSVIQNTISRHALWGAISSANSNIKIIKNYLSDAGHEGIDLKFNSDQEVSGNMIDDCHTGIASIAGSQIIKNNIITNCGDGVYVDPKSSAQPIDNIFTPAPEKSQRVWKYGNYEIPIFGYPEL comes from the coding sequence ATGAACTGGAAAAAAATATCATATATTTTGCTGATAATTATAGTTTTTATTATTATCTTCACCACCTACAAATTTTTTTCAACAACCCAAACATCCAATGCTTCTATAAGCGGGTGGTTTATCGGCAATCAGGTTTGGAGTGATAACATTTTCGTTACCGGGGATATTGTAATTCTAGGGGACCTGACTGTTTTACCTGGAACGACGATTAAATTTTCTGTTGGGGATGATCGCCATTGGGGGGACGAAATACCGCCAGATGGTTTTAACGACAAAGACCCAACACGACTCAAAGCGTATTCAACCACTCACTCTAGTCTTTTTATTTTAAAAAAAATCATCGCCAAAGGTGAACAAGCGAAACCCATTGTCTTCACATCTGCGGAAAAAAAACCAAATTTAGCTGATTGGGAGGCGATAATCTTTCAAGGCGATGAGAGTATCGTAGACAATGTTACTGTTGAATATACTCGCAACGGAATTAACCCGACTGGAAAACAGCCAAATAGCGTTATCCAAAATACTATATCTCGACACGCTCTGTGGGGAGCGATATCGTCGGCTAACTCAAATATCAAAATAATTAAAAATTATTTATCTGACGCGGGACACGAGGGGATTGATCTTAAGTTCAACAGCGATCAAGAAGTTTCAGGCAATATGATAGATGATTGCCATACCGGCATAGCGTCTATTGCTGGATCGCAAATTATCAAAAATAACATCATCACAAATTGTGGCGATGGTGTTTATGTCGATCCTAAATCAAGTGCGCAACCAATTGATAATATTTTTACGCCCGCTCCAGAGAAGAGCCAGCGTGTCTGGAAATATGGCAACTATGAAATTCCGATTTTTGGCTATCCGGAACTTTAG
- a CDS encoding class I mannose-6-phosphate isomerase, with protein sequence MRSLYPLTFRLENMTQAYLWGGQKLRAFGKPHASGQPLAEVWEVSDRPEDDRVSIVASGPLAGKNLHELMEEYGEALLGKVAPVNGKFPLLIKLLDAEARLSLQVHPPEESTADGASEPKTECWLMLDGTNSNAHILAGLKKNVTQSQFETALKQGTLEPLLHHLAVKPGDCMFLPSGRLHVIDAGCLLLEVQQNSNTTYRVFDWNRLDPRTHKPRELHVRQALRSIDFSDTEPQLQAPLKNENQEILVDCPYFTLERWRLEGERQHHPRDSFEILMSLTQKIKLKSKSGVLELAPLSFVLIPASLPRYSLQAPAAAYVRIFIS encoded by the coding sequence ATGCGATCACTTTATCCCCTCACTTTTCGACTCGAGAATATGACGCAAGCCTACCTCTGGGGTGGGCAAAAACTTCGTGCTTTCGGCAAGCCTCACGCAAGCGGTCAGCCATTGGCCGAGGTTTGGGAAGTTAGCGACCGACCCGAAGATGACCGAGTCAGCATTGTTGCAAGCGGTCCACTCGCCGGAAAAAATCTTCACGAGCTTATGGAAGAGTATGGCGAAGCGCTCTTGGGCAAGGTCGCTCCGGTGAATGGCAAATTCCCATTGCTGATTAAACTCCTTGACGCCGAGGCACGGCTCTCGCTTCAAGTTCACCCGCCTGAAGAATCAACAGCGGATGGAGCCAGCGAGCCAAAAACTGAATGTTGGCTGATGCTTGATGGGACAAATTCAAATGCTCACATTCTTGCCGGTCTCAAGAAAAACGTGACTCAATCTCAATTTGAAACCGCGCTTAAACAAGGCACGCTCGAGCCTTTACTCCATCATCTGGCCGTCAAGCCAGGCGATTGTATGTTTTTACCATCCGGCCGCTTGCACGTCATCGACGCAGGCTGTCTCCTTCTAGAAGTTCAGCAAAACTCCAACACCACCTACCGCGTTTTCGATTGGAATCGCCTTGATCCACGCACACATAAACCGCGCGAGCTCCATGTCAGGCAGGCGCTCCGATCAATTGATTTTAGCGACACCGAACCCCAGCTCCAGGCACCGTTAAAAAATGAAAATCAAGAAATTCTGGTTGATTGCCCTTACTTCACGCTTGAACGCTGGCGCCTGGAGGGCGAACGTCAACATCATCCCAGGGACAGTTTTGAGATTCTTATGTCGCTAACTCAAAAAATTAAACTAAAAAGCAAGTCAGGCGTTCTAGAACTTGCCCCGCTCTCCTTTGTTCTAATCCCTGCCTCTCTCCCCAGATATTCTTTGCAAGCGCCAGCCGCCGCCTATGTTCGCATCTTTATAAGTTAG
- a CDS encoding sortase, with product MRRPNVPALPRVASLLLLLIVIGGAVAGVQAKSARPVTPVQEVVAEETALEVPPKSESYSLVIEELKLDVPIVEDVPGTDEKAYLAALTHGVAHYAGTPKPGQAGNSFIFGHSAYLKGDKGDYNEVFRELNKLIKDETFIVKHNDEVLNYKVFRSEVVEANDFSILDQTDQEIVTLMTCWPPGTIEKRWVVQAERVKS from the coding sequence ATGCGTCGGCCTAATGTCCCTGCCCTGCCCAGGGTAGCAAGTCTTCTCTTACTCCTAATTGTAATTGGTGGCGCGGTTGCGGGTGTTCAGGCTAAGAGCGCCCGTCCCGTCACCCCAGTCCAAGAGGTAGTTGCCGAAGAGACCGCTCTTGAGGTGCCACCCAAGAGCGAGAGTTACTCCCTCGTGATCGAAGAACTAAAATTGGACGTTCCAATTGTTGAAGATGTGCCCGGCACCGACGAGAAGGCTTATTTGGCGGCGCTTACACATGGCGTAGCTCACTATGCCGGCACACCCAAGCCTGGGCAAGCCGGCAACAGTTTTATTTTCGGCCATTCCGCCTACTTAAAAGGCGATAAAGGCGATTACAACGAAGTTTTCAGAGAACTCAATAAATTAATTAAAGATGAAACCTTTATAGTCAAACACAACGACGAAGTTTTGAACTACAAAGTGTTTCGGAGCGAGGTCGTAGAAGCAAATGATTTTTCTATTCTTGATCAAACTGATCAAGAAATTGTAACCTTGATGACTTGTTGGCCGCCTGGCACAATCGAAAAACGTTGGGTGGTTCAGGCTGAACGAGTTAAGAGTTAA
- a CDS encoding macro domain-containing protein, with product MTTRVTFVEGNIAKQVVDAIVNAANPHLRPGSGVSGAIHRAIGPELWTECQKLGHCETGQAVVTRGHTLSVRFVIHTVAPVYSHHAGQEAELLAHCYRSCLILAAERQVRSIAFPSLGTGTYGYPAAEATTIAIATVVEWIKQYPDQFSEIRFVAFTPKQLAEYQLAWHQNVPNGSYESDNKNDATF from the coding sequence ATGACCACTCGGGTGACTTTCGTTGAAGGCAATATTGCAAAACAAGTAGTTGATGCGATCGTTAACGCGGCGAACCCACATTTGCGGCCCGGTTCAGGCGTTTCGGGCGCCATTCATCGGGCAATTGGACCAGAACTTTGGACCGAATGTCAGAAGCTTGGTCACTGCGAGACTGGCCAAGCCGTTGTGACACGGGGGCACACACTGTCAGTCCGTTTCGTGATTCATACAGTGGCTCCAGTTTATAGTCACCATGCAGGCCAAGAGGCTGAACTCCTCGCGCACTGTTACCGATCATGCTTGATTCTTGCGGCAGAGCGTCAGGTACGCAGTATCGCCTTCCCATCACTTGGCACCGGAACTTACGGTTACCCCGCCGCCGAAGCGACAACGATTGCTATTGCAACTGTAGTCGAGTGGATTAAGCAGTATCCGGATCAGTTCAGTGAAATCCGGTTTGTCGCTTTTACGCCCAAACAACTGGCCGAGTACCAATTAGCGTGGCATCAAAACGTGCCGAACGGTTCATATGAAAGCGATAACAAGAATGATGCAACTTTCTAA
- a CDS encoding septum formation initiator family protein, translated as MARIQARLGLIVIRTLAVLMLSYVFINLGRAIQKNYSISEQIRQLKEDIETLEYRLAYLKNQIFYYQSTAYRELEARRRLGLKRPGETVVLIAKNRDNQSQTTEFPVVAKDTQTDTAKGFFDKASSNAQTWINWLLHRRSKS; from the coding sequence ATGGCGCGAATTCAAGCTCGTCTAGGTTTGATTGTGATCAGAACACTAGCAGTGCTTATGTTAAGTTATGTATTTATTAACCTTGGCCGAGCAATCCAAAAAAACTACTCCATCAGTGAACAGATTCGTCAACTTAAAGAGGATATTGAAACCTTGGAGTATCGGCTTGCATATTTAAAAAATCAGATTTTTTACTATCAAAGCACGGCGTATCGTGAGTTGGAAGCGCGCCGCCGATTGGGTCTAAAACGACCCGGTGAAACTGTTGTTTTAATTGCCAAAAACCGCGACAATCAATCACAAACGACTGAATTCCCGGTAGTTGCCAAAGATACACAAACAGATACAGCTAAAGGGTTTTTTGATAAAGCAAGTTCAAATGCCCAAACATGGATTAACTGGCTTCTTCACCGCCGGAGCAAATCCTGA
- a CDS encoding VIT1/CCC1 transporter family protein — protein sequence MESQNSFHFQQGRYIKDLVFGANDGLITTFAIVAGVAGADLPISVVLILGFANLFADGFSMAAGDYLGSRSELDFVQSERADLEKAILKTPSEAKKALSEYYYSQGFRDSVLTELTRIVSSHRRAWVEALARGRFRLPAEDGQPYKNAGAIFLAFILVGSLPLLPFILALPNAFLTSILVTTLTLFVLGALRTRVTRQDWFMSGLEMLAVGALAAGVAYAVGALLGSIA from the coding sequence ATGGAATCCCAAAATTCATTCCATTTTCAGCAGGGGCGCTACATTAAAGACTTGGTTTTTGGTGCGAATGACGGTTTAATTACAACTTTCGCGATCGTTGCGGGCGTGGCTGGCGCCGATCTGCCTATTTCGGTCGTTCTCATTCTCGGCTTTGCAAATCTTTTTGCTGACGGTTTTTCAATGGCGGCCGGCGATTATTTAGGGAGTCGTTCCGAGCTTGATTTTGTGCAAAGTGAGCGAGCTGATTTAGAAAAGGCTATCCTTAAGACTCCCAGCGAGGCCAAAAAAGCGCTCTCGGAGTATTATTATTCGCAAGGATTTCGGGATTCTGTGTTAACTGAATTAACACGGATCGTGAGTAGCCATCGCCGAGCCTGGGTCGAGGCGCTCGCTCGCGGTCGATTTCGATTGCCCGCTGAAGATGGTCAACCGTATAAGAACGCTGGAGCGATCTTTCTTGCGTTCATTTTAGTTGGCTCTTTGCCTCTTTTGCCCTTTATTCTGGCGTTACCGAATGCTTTTTTGACTTCCATTCTTGTCACGACTTTGACGCTTTTTGTGCTCGGCGCGCTCCGTACCAGGGTTACCCGACAAGATTGGTTTATGTCCGGGCTTGAGATGCTTGCTGTTGGCGCCCTTGCCGCCGGAGTTGCCTACGCTGTCGGCGCTCTCCTTGGCTCGATTGCCTAA
- a CDS encoding TIGR00730 family Rossman fold protein encodes MQPLSIPVHEHNGFDYAHDPNWRIFRIMAEFVDGFDFLAEFKKSASFFGSARTKPNDPYYFQARDLASRLGGAGFAVITGGGPGIMEAANQGAKAAGMPSAGLNIELFTEQRVNPYVTKAVGFEYFFTRKVMLSFASQIYIFFPGGFGTLDEMFEMVTLIQTKKIEDHIPVILFGVAYWQPLVSWIENQVYKKFQNIDEKDLKIITVTDDIDQIVETAKRSQPRSNR; translated from the coding sequence ATGCAACCACTTTCGATTCCGGTTCATGAGCATAACGGTTTTGACTATGCTCACGATCCAAATTGGCGAATCTTTCGAATCATGGCCGAGTTTGTTGATGGCTTTGACTTCCTCGCCGAATTCAAAAAAAGCGCTTCGTTTTTTGGTTCGGCTCGCACTAAGCCGAACGATCCCTACTACTTTCAAGCACGCGATCTCGCTTCTCGACTAGGCGGTGCCGGTTTTGCTGTAATTACCGGCGGAGGACCTGGGATTATGGAGGCCGCCAACCAAGGCGCCAAAGCCGCGGGCATGCCATCGGCCGGTCTTAATATTGAACTTTTTACCGAACAGCGAGTGAATCCTTATGTGACGAAAGCCGTCGGTTTTGAGTACTTTTTCACCCGCAAGGTCATGCTCTCTTTCGCTTCCCAAATTTACATTTTTTTTCCTGGAGGTTTTGGCACGCTCGACGAAATGTTTGAAATGGTGACTTTGATTCAAACCAAAAAAATTGAAGATCATATCCCTGTTATTCTTTTTGGAGTTGCATATTGGCAACCACTTGTAAGCTGGATTGAAAATCAGGTGTATAAAAAATTTCAAAATATCGATGAGAAGGATTTGAAAATTATAACTGTTACAGACGATATTGACCAAATCGTAGAAACTGCCAAACGCAGTCAGCCACGTTCCAATCGGTAA
- the hflB gene encoding ATP-dependent zinc metalloprotease FtsH, which translates to MNPQLNRSIFTLIFLALAGLVLFGLIRNDSSTPKESTISEIAQLVKENQIRQVTVDNEEVIAELADGTKLRTFKEAGVSLTDYGITPEKVSIKIENPASGALLGSLISLFLPFIFVGLLLWFILRQAQAGSMRALSFGKSQARLFVGKKKITFKDVAGAREAKQELIEVVDFLKNPKKYAEIGAEIPKGVLLVGPPGVGKTLLAKAVAGEAKVPFFSLSASEFVEMFVGVGASRVRDLFSKAKRNAPAVIFIDELDAIGRQRGTGLGGSHDEREQTLNQILVEMDGFETDARVIVIAATNRPDVLDPALLRPGRFDRRVIMELPDREERKEILKLHMNNKPIAKDINLEHIAGATPGASGADLKNIVNEAAILAARDSLKEVNQQTFNHAIEKVLIGPERKSKLMNEQEKQVAAYHEVGHALVGHLLPNTDPIHKISLVSRGSALGYTWSLPEEDRRLVTKSKFEDEIASLLGGREAERLIFNETTTGAENDLKKATKIARDMVRVYGMSEALGPIQFGHRDELVFLGRDFRDEHNYSETIAAQLDSEVRRIILEAEQKTRTLLTKHKATLKKIAEKLLKQETIEREEFARLMASVA; encoded by the coding sequence ATGAATCCTCAACTAAATCGCTCGATTTTTACGCTCATTTTTTTAGCCCTGGCTGGTCTGGTGCTTTTTGGGTTGATTCGAAATGACAGTTCCACGCCCAAAGAATCAACGATTTCAGAAATTGCCCAACTTGTTAAAGAAAACCAAATCCGTCAAGTAACTGTCGACAATGAAGAGGTGATCGCCGAGCTGGCAGATGGAACCAAACTACGCACTTTTAAGGAAGCTGGCGTTAGCTTAACTGACTACGGCATCACGCCTGAAAAAGTTTCAATTAAAATCGAAAATCCCGCCAGCGGCGCGCTTCTGGGTTCGCTGATTTCTCTGTTTTTGCCCTTTATTTTTGTTGGGCTCTTGCTCTGGTTCATCTTGCGCCAAGCTCAAGCTGGCAGTATGCGCGCCCTTTCGTTTGGTAAATCTCAAGCGCGGTTATTTGTAGGCAAAAAGAAAATTACCTTTAAAGACGTGGCGGGAGCGCGTGAAGCCAAGCAGGAACTGATCGAGGTTGTTGACTTTCTCAAAAATCCAAAAAAGTATGCCGAGATCGGCGCCGAGATCCCTAAAGGCGTTCTGCTTGTTGGGCCTCCTGGTGTCGGTAAAACTCTTCTCGCCAAAGCCGTGGCCGGCGAGGCTAAGGTGCCATTCTTCTCGCTTTCAGCTTCTGAATTTGTGGAAATGTTTGTTGGCGTGGGGGCGTCGCGCGTGCGTGATCTATTTTCAAAAGCCAAGCGGAATGCGCCAGCCGTGATCTTCATCGATGAACTCGATGCGATTGGTCGTCAGCGCGGCACGGGGCTTGGAGGCAGTCATGATGAACGCGAACAAACTCTCAATCAAATCTTGGTGGAGATGGATGGTTTTGAAACTGATGCGCGCGTCATTGTAATCGCGGCCACTAATCGACCCGATGTTCTCGACCCAGCGCTCTTGCGACCGGGTCGCTTTGATCGACGCGTCATCATGGAGCTCCCTGACCGAGAAGAACGTAAAGAAATTCTTAAACTCCACATGAATAACAAGCCGATTGCTAAAGATATAAACTTAGAGCATATCGCCGGCGCCACCCCAGGCGCCTCGGGCGCCGACCTTAAAAATATCGTCAATGAAGCGGCTATTTTGGCGGCGCGCGATAGTCTTAAGGAAGTGAATCAGCAGACTTTTAATCACGCGATCGAGAAAGTGCTGATCGGGCCAGAGCGTAAAAGCAAACTCATGAACGAACAAGAAAAACAGGTTGCCGCCTACCATGAAGTGGGACACGCGCTTGTCGGCCATTTACTGCCCAATACCGATCCAATCCATAAAATCTCGCTCGTTTCGCGCGGATCAGCCCTTGGTTATACCTGGAGCTTGCCCGAGGAAGATCGACGACTGGTCACAAAGAGCAAGTTTGAAGATGAGATCGCTTCTCTTTTAGGCGGGCGCGAGGCTGAACGATTGATCTTTAATGAAACAACGACAGGCGCTGAAAATGATTTGAAAAAAGCGACTAAAATCGCCCGCGATATGGTACGCGTTTATGGCATGAGCGAAGCTTTGGGACCAATCCAGTTTGGCCATCGCGACGAATTAGTTTTTCTGGGTCGAGATTTCCGCGACGAACACAATTACTCTGAAACGATCGCCGCCCAACTTGATTCTGAAGTGCGCCGAATTATTCTCGAGGCCGAGCAAAAAACTCGCACCCTTCTCACCAAACATAAGGCAACGCTCAAAAAAATTGCTGAAAAACTTCTAAAGCAAGAAACTATCGAACGCGAAGAATTTGCCCGGCTCATGGCTAGTGTCGCGTAA
- a CDS encoding DUF2779 domain-containing protein, protein MMQLSKSDYMMFLKHPAWLWLKKHNPEKLPPIDANVQAIFDAGHAFEAYAEARFPEGVKLGFNGFTEYRALTARTQSTLNDNAKTIFQGRVEADELTCIFDILDRTGKNTFDLYEVKSSTKDKPEHIDDLAFQKIVLERAGLAIEKISVIVVNNTYTLHGNIEAKAITQIIELTEKVTAKLAETEQKIKQALTVMKSSERPDISPRHAQQQYLKEWLEIFYTLKLNTDAYNIYQINPPNNDLIGELEDQGIELIKHIPDRFEFDNAKHRRQVELTRLEKPVIQLEQIRTFLKSFQFPLYFFDYETIGGIIPPMNEMRPFQQLPMEYSLHILREPDGELEHREFLHFDTTNPGPPLVTQLREDFGEIGTILVWNEKFEKQCNLDLGEMFPEHRAFMKSLNTRIIDLMLPFSAHWYEDYRFFGSASIKKILPVLVPKLSYATLNIQEGQTAQRLWMETVLNGKYADRREQIKKDLLHYCELDTLAMVRIYEQLLEL, encoded by the coding sequence ATGATGCAACTTTCTAAATCCGACTACATGATGTTTCTCAAGCACCCGGCGTGGCTGTGGCTTAAAAAACACAATCCGGAAAAATTGCCTCCTATCGACGCCAACGTTCAGGCAATTTTCGATGCCGGCCATGCGTTCGAGGCCTATGCGGAGGCGCGGTTTCCGGAGGGTGTAAAACTCGGTTTTAATGGGTTCACTGAATATCGGGCGCTCACGGCTCGCACGCAATCGACTTTAAACGATAACGCTAAAACTATCTTCCAAGGGCGCGTCGAAGCGGATGAGCTAACCTGCATCTTCGATATTCTCGATCGAACCGGCAAAAATACGTTCGATCTCTATGAAGTCAAATCGAGTACAAAAGATAAGCCGGAACACATCGATGATCTGGCATTCCAAAAGATAGTGCTCGAGCGTGCTGGACTGGCTATCGAGAAAATCTCGGTAATTGTTGTGAACAATACCTACACCCTTCATGGCAATATCGAGGCGAAAGCGATCACGCAAATTATTGAACTCACCGAAAAGGTAACTGCCAAACTCGCCGAAACAGAACAAAAAATCAAGCAGGCTCTGACAGTCATGAAATCATCTGAACGGCCAGACATTTCGCCTCGTCATGCCCAACAACAATATCTTAAAGAGTGGCTCGAGATTTTTTATACCCTGAAACTCAACACCGACGCGTATAATATCTATCAGATCAATCCACCGAACAACGACCTAATTGGTGAACTTGAGGATCAGGGTATCGAACTCATCAAGCATATTCCGGATCGTTTTGAATTCGACAATGCCAAACACCGCCGCCAAGTGGAACTGACGAGACTTGAGAAGCCAGTCATCCAGCTCGAGCAGATTCGGACATTTCTTAAGTCATTCCAATTCCCACTCTACTTCTTTGACTATGAAACAATTGGCGGCATCATCCCGCCGATGAACGAGATGCGCCCGTTTCAGCAACTCCCCATGGAGTATTCTCTTCACATCCTACGCGAACCCGATGGCGAGCTTGAGCACCGAGAATTTCTTCACTTCGATACCACGAATCCCGGTCCGCCTCTTGTGACACAGCTGCGAGAGGATTTCGGCGAAATTGGTACCATTCTCGTCTGGAATGAAAAATTCGAAAAGCAATGCAACTTAGATCTTGGTGAGATGTTTCCGGAACACCGGGCGTTTATGAAATCACTCAATACCCGAATTATCGACCTTATGCTACCGTTCTCGGCGCACTGGTATGAAGACTACCGTTTTTTTGGAAGTGCAAGTATCAAAAAAATCTTACCGGTACTTGTGCCGAAGTTGAGCTATGCGACACTCAATATCCAAGAAGGGCAAACGGCGCAACGGCTTTGGATGGAAACTGTGCTCAATGGCAAATACGCAGATCGGCGCGAACAGATTAAGAAAGACCTCCTGCACTACTGTGAACTCGACACGCTCGCGATGGTTCGGATTTACGAGCAACTTTTAGAACTATAA
- a CDS encoding PQQ-like beta-propeller repeat protein, producing the protein MKIKKSLAILGLFVALFIQTETSLATISGLADSSWPVFHGDRKLTGQSKYDTSKTNGTIKWEFKAEGQIETSPVIDAKGVIYFADHRCYLYAINQDGSLKWKFKGGEPVRSIEWGGESCAQGSPTIGNDGTIYFLPMSGNFYAITSDGSEKWKYPVFTFKNAWPTPAIGLDRTIYVGSELYPPTETGRPQERPSYFYAFNPDGSLKWSWDPGGSSWVNGTPAIADDGTILVSANDCADNNCANMLFAITTNKEIKWKFNPPEGVQEGSPMIGPDGTIYFLAKGAKDPRKAFAYALTSDGEQKWRTPFENGLSITPALSNDSKLFFGDWGGIFYGYDTSGKELWRSQTPNQYEALSSSPALGSDGTIYFGTLANYFYAYSPDGKEKWKIPVSSGVDSSPAIGSDGTIYFTSIAGSLYAIGSGQGPAVQNSFATQGQSTKNSNSNLLLTLIAVGTLLVIFVAIILAIHKANKMIIVALVICSVFLIILIWSVFNKNSKNDSASAPASSANPCPRRVYGDAGSYYGIFGMDQRNIIQTELDQYRKNCKDTIWPEDTQSGYRGD; encoded by the coding sequence ATGAAAATTAAAAAGTCACTCGCCATTCTCGGATTATTTGTCGCTCTTTTTATTCAAACAGAAACGTCTCTTGCTACTATCTCTGGTCTTGCCGATTCATCTTGGCCAGTGTTCCACGGTGATCGAAAGTTAACTGGACAATCTAAGTACGATACCTCAAAAACTAATGGCACTATCAAATGGGAATTCAAAGCCGAAGGGCAGATAGAAACATCTCCTGTTATTGACGCAAAAGGTGTGATTTATTTCGCCGATCACCGATGTTATCTCTATGCGATCAATCAAGATGGGAGTTTAAAGTGGAAATTCAAAGGCGGCGAGCCAGTGCGTTCTATCGAATGGGGTGGCGAAAGCTGTGCTCAAGGTTCTCCAACAATAGGTAATGATGGAACAATTTATTTTTTGCCGATGAGTGGCAATTTTTATGCTATAACATCTGACGGAAGTGAAAAATGGAAATATCCTGTTTTTACTTTTAAAAATGCCTGGCCAACTCCAGCCATTGGACTTGATAGAACGATCTATGTGGGTAGCGAACTCTATCCGCCAACTGAAACCGGCAGACCGCAAGAGAGACCTTCTTATTTTTATGCATTTAATCCAGATGGAAGCCTAAAGTGGAGCTGGGACCCAGGCGGCTCTTCGTGGGTCAATGGAACACCAGCTATTGCCGATGACGGTACTATCTTAGTTTCAGCGAACGATTGCGCAGATAACAATTGTGCCAATATGCTCTTCGCAATAACTACTAACAAAGAAATTAAATGGAAATTCAATCCTCCGGAAGGCGTTCAAGAGGGTTCTCCAATGATCGGGCCTGACGGGACGATATATTTTCTCGCCAAGGGCGCTAAGGATCCACGAAAAGCTTTTGCTTATGCTCTAACTTCCGATGGAGAGCAAAAATGGCGAACGCCTTTTGAAAACGGACTAAGCATTACTCCGGCACTTTCAAATGACTCTAAGCTCTTTTTCGGTGACTGGGGAGGAATTTTTTACGGATACGATACAAGCGGCAAGGAGCTTTGGCGCTCACAAACTCCAAATCAATATGAGGCTCTAAGCTCATCACCGGCACTCGGTTCCGACGGCACAATATATTTTGGAACTTTAGCAAATTACTTCTACGCCTATTCTCCAGATGGAAAAGAAAAGTGGAAAATACCTGTCTCAAGCGGAGTTGACTCATCGCCGGCAATCGGCTCTGACGGTACGATTTATTTTACATCGATCGCCGGGAGTCTTTATGCAATCGGTTCTGGCCAGGGACCAGCCGTACAAAACTCATTCGCTACACAAGGTCAGTCAACAAAAAATTCAAATTCAAATTTACTACTCACCCTAATCGCCGTCGGTACGCTTTTGGTAATTTTTGTCGCCATCATCTTAGCGATCCACAAAGCAAACAAAATGATTATTGTTGCTTTAGTGATCTGTTCAGTATTCTTGATAATACTTATTTGGTCTGTTTTTAATAAAAATAGTAAAAATGATTCTGCAAGCGCCCCCGCTTCGAGTGCTAACCCTTGTCCTCGTCGTGTCTATGGCGATGCAGGAAGTTACTATGGAATTTTCGGCATGGATCAGAGAAATATCATTCAAACTGAATTAGATCAATACCGGAAGAACTGTAAGGATACTATTTGGCCGGAAGATACTCAAAGTGGGTATCGGGGAGATTAA